A part of Populus alba chromosome 8, ASM523922v2, whole genome shotgun sequence genomic DNA contains:
- the LOC118039467 gene encoding monothiol glutaredoxin-S2: MERVTNLASERPVVIFSKSTCCMCHTIKTLFNEFGVSVAVHELDEMPRGREIEQALSRFGCPTLPAVFIGGELVGGANEVMSLHLNRSLIPMLKRAGALWV; the protein is encoded by the coding sequence ATGGAGAGGGTGACAAATTTGGCATCCGAGAGACCAGTTGTGATCTTCAGCAAGAGCACTTGCTGTATGTGCCACACCATCAAGACTCTCTTCAATGAGTTTGGGGTGAGCGTGGCTGTCCATGAGCTTGATGAGATGCCTAGAGGAAGGGAAATTGAGCAAGCACTCTCAAGGTTTGGATGCCCAACATTGCCGGCCGTGTTCATTGGAGGTGAACTTGTGGGTGGAGCCAATGAGGTGATGAGCCTTCACCTTAATCGTTCCTTAATCCCAATGCTTAAACGTGCTGGCGCGTTATGGGTTTGA